A single Pseudomonas sp. HN11 DNA region contains:
- a CDS encoding membrane dipeptidase, with product MMKLDPSGVSKTPVIQWEAHACLPLIPGQDMSRLNRYRAAGFHHVSINVGMDMTPFETVMRTIAGFRSWLAHHLEDFVLVTTVDDIYHAHKYRKLAVSFDLEGSNMLLQDPAMVDLFASLGVRQMLLAYNRDNSCAGGCHGAGTGLTNLGRKIVRGINTAGIVIDCSHASKRSSLEIMEVSQHPAIFSHTNVKAVFDHPRTIDDEQIFACAAQGGVIGLTGLGIFLGDPSASAETYVRQIDYLAERIGTSHIGIGLDTELHPEHKDLPEGEEENDWWPIEHYGQMNGRAQLQPETLGEVAQQLTRLGYADADIQAIYGNNFMRIAKATWPRPKAGT from the coding sequence ATGATGAAGCTTGACCCATCAGGAGTCAGTAAGACCCCGGTGATTCAATGGGAGGCCCATGCGTGCTTGCCATTGATTCCCGGACAGGATATGTCCCGCCTGAACAGGTACCGAGCAGCCGGCTTCCATCATGTGTCGATCAACGTTGGCATGGACATGACCCCGTTTGAAACCGTGATGCGAACGATCGCGGGTTTTAGAAGCTGGCTGGCTCACCACCTTGAAGACTTTGTCCTGGTGACCACCGTTGACGATATCTACCATGCGCATAAGTATCGAAAGCTCGCGGTCTCCTTTGACCTCGAAGGTTCGAATATGCTGCTACAGGATCCGGCGATGGTGGACCTGTTCGCAAGCTTGGGGGTTCGCCAGATGTTGCTTGCCTACAACCGCGACAACAGTTGTGCGGGCGGTTGCCATGGAGCAGGTACCGGATTGACCAACCTGGGGCGCAAGATCGTGCGGGGTATTAATACAGCGGGAATTGTCATTGACTGTTCGCACGCCAGCAAACGTTCAAGTCTTGAGATTATGGAAGTTTCACAACATCCCGCCATTTTCTCTCATACCAACGTTAAAGCGGTGTTTGACCACCCGCGAACAATCGACGACGAACAAATATTCGCGTGTGCCGCTCAAGGTGGAGTGATCGGACTGACAGGCTTAGGCATATTCTTAGGCGACCCATCCGCTTCTGCAGAGACTTACGTTCGACAAATCGATTATCTGGCAGAGCGCATCGGGACGAGCCATATTGGCATAGGCCTGGACACCGAGTTGCACCCTGAGCATAAAGATCTGCCGGAAGGTGAAGAAGAGAACGACTGGTGGCCGATTGAACACTATGGCCAGATGAACGGACGTGCTCAGTTGCAGCCAGAGACACTGGGTGAGGTTGCACAACAATTAACGCGCTTGGGTTATGCAGATGCGGATATCCAGGCGATCTACGGCAATAATTTCATGCGTATTGCAAAGGCAACCTGGCCAAGACCGAAAGCTGGGACTTGA
- a CDS encoding DMT family transporter, with the protein MRKSVDGAATAVMVLLCLIWGAQQVAIKAVASDIAPIMQVAVRSGVAALLVWLIGKWIMREVWLPNVWCHSGLVVGILFAAEFLLVAQGLRWTSASHMAVFLYTAPLFAAIGLHLRLPEERLGAMQWLGMSLAFAGIAITFLMPRDGGATQPAITDSLLGDLLGLGAGAAWGFTTVAVRTSRLSEAPATQTLFYQLAGAFLLLLPSSLLLGQNAMTFSTQAVASLIFQTVIVSVASYLIWFWMLRRYLAARLGVLAFMSPLFGVLMGYLWLGEQTSYGFLLGASLTIVGLLVVNLSKSGGQTQEESSYLRPKNHKEKVPL; encoded by the coding sequence ATGAGGAAGTCAGTAGACGGAGCCGCCACGGCGGTGATGGTTCTGCTATGCCTCATATGGGGTGCCCAGCAAGTGGCGATCAAAGCTGTTGCGAGCGACATAGCCCCTATCATGCAGGTCGCCGTTCGCTCCGGAGTCGCTGCACTCCTGGTCTGGCTAATAGGAAAATGGATCATGCGGGAGGTATGGTTACCAAACGTTTGGTGCCACTCCGGGTTAGTCGTGGGCATTTTATTTGCCGCTGAGTTTCTGCTTGTTGCGCAAGGACTACGCTGGACAAGTGCTTCGCATATGGCGGTTTTTCTTTATACAGCGCCGTTATTCGCCGCCATCGGCCTGCACCTGCGCCTGCCGGAGGAGCGTCTTGGTGCAATGCAATGGCTTGGCATGTCTTTAGCATTCGCCGGTATTGCCATCACCTTTCTCATGCCGCGTGATGGGGGCGCGACTCAGCCAGCCATCACAGACAGTCTACTGGGCGATCTGCTGGGTTTAGGCGCAGGTGCTGCATGGGGGTTCACGACCGTAGCGGTGCGTACCAGCCGCCTCAGTGAGGCACCAGCAACCCAGACTCTGTTCTACCAACTCGCGGGCGCGTTTCTCCTCTTGTTGCCCTCAAGCCTGCTGCTAGGCCAGAACGCAATGACCTTTTCAACCCAAGCTGTGGCCAGCTTGATTTTTCAAACAGTGATTGTGTCAGTAGCAAGTTACTTAATCTGGTTCTGGATGCTTCGTCGCTACCTCGCAGCTCGCCTTGGTGTGCTGGCTTTCATGAGTCCGCTCTTTGGCGTACTCATGGGGTACCTATGGCTTGGAGAACAGACAAGTTACGGATTTCTGCTGGGTGCAAGCCTCACTATTGTTGGCCTGCTGGTAGTGAATCTCAGCAAGTCGGGCGGACAGACTCAGGAGGAAAGCAGTTATCTGAGACCCAAAAATCACAAGGAGAAAGTACCGTTATAA
- a CDS encoding alpha/beta fold hydrolase gives MSIKSLLAATALSAALVSAGVEAADISHQRASDVQHHFVEVKGVRIFYREAGDPSAPTIVLLHGFPTSSFMYRDLMSKLADRYHVIAPDFPGFGFSDSPDRAKYSYTFDNIAKTMDGFTEALALKRYALQVFDYGAPVGWRMAVAHPDRITAIISQNGNAYVEGLSEGWNPIQRYWNAPTAENRNALRELIKPDSIKWQYTHGVADPDSIAPETYTLDYAFVSRPGNDEIQLDLFGDYATNVKRYPEFQAYFRKYQPPMLAVWGKNDPFFLPAGANAFKRDIPKAEVHLYDTGHFALETHVNEISGEIHRFLDRNVVPQK, from the coding sequence ATGAGCATTAAAAGTTTATTAGCGGCAACGGCCCTCAGTGCAGCGCTTGTCAGCGCAGGAGTCGAAGCGGCGGACATTAGCCATCAACGGGCAAGCGACGTCCAACACCATTTTGTCGAGGTAAAAGGGGTCCGCATCTTCTATCGGGAAGCGGGCGACCCTTCGGCGCCAACCATCGTGTTGCTTCATGGATTCCCTACCTCATCCTTCATGTATCGCGACTTGATGTCGAAGCTGGCGGACCGTTACCACGTGATTGCCCCTGACTTCCCGGGTTTTGGATTCTCGGACAGCCCTGATCGGGCGAAGTACTCATACACGTTCGACAACATCGCCAAAACCATGGACGGGTTTACTGAAGCACTTGCGCTTAAGCGCTACGCGCTTCAGGTTTTCGACTACGGTGCGCCTGTGGGCTGGCGGATGGCCGTCGCACACCCCGATAGAATCACCGCAATCATCAGCCAAAACGGGAATGCTTACGTTGAAGGCCTCAGCGAGGGCTGGAACCCGATTCAACGTTACTGGAACGCTCCCACTGCCGAAAACCGCAACGCATTGCGCGAGCTGATCAAACCAGATTCAATCAAATGGCAATACACTCATGGCGTAGCGGACCCTGACAGTATCGCGCCGGAAACTTACACCTTGGATTACGCGTTCGTGTCGCGACCAGGTAACGATGAAATCCAGCTGGACCTGTTCGGGGACTATGCCACCAACGTGAAGCGCTACCCCGAGTTCCAGGCCTATTTCCGCAAATACCAGCCGCCGATGTTGGCCGTCTGGGGAAAGAACGATCCGTTTTTTCTCCCGGCAGGGGCGAACGCATTCAAGCGTGATATTCCCAAAGCTGAAGTACATCTCTATGACACCGGGCACTTCGCACTGGAAACACACGTGAACGAGATCAGTGGCGAAATCCACCGTTTCCTCGACCGGAATGTCGTGCCGCAAAAATAA
- a CDS encoding helix-turn-helix transcriptional regulator → MNKHLDNYISSAQAIAKLLDPHAEVIIHDLASGKIAHIFNVFSQRRVGDSSLTDINDGASFEGDVAGPYRKVNFDRRQLRSVTAVLRDPEGIQIGLLCVNFDITVMSGMAEIAASFLGLEQTVEKPPALFATDFQELAHSVMDEFLRARRVTLGSLTSEEMVALIGEMDKGGVFALRNATNYICELLSLSRATVYKYLRRSRAATGL, encoded by the coding sequence GTGAATAAACATCTGGATAATTACATCAGCAGCGCCCAGGCGATTGCGAAGCTCCTGGATCCGCACGCCGAGGTCATTATTCATGACCTGGCCTCCGGAAAGATTGCACATATCTTCAATGTGTTCTCTCAGCGGCGGGTCGGCGACAGTTCATTGACGGATATCAACGACGGGGCATCATTCGAGGGAGATGTTGCGGGCCCTTATAGAAAGGTGAATTTTGATCGCCGACAGCTAAGGTCGGTTACAGCGGTGCTCCGAGATCCTGAAGGGATCCAGATCGGGCTCTTATGCGTAAATTTTGACATCACTGTCATGAGCGGGATGGCAGAAATCGCTGCGTCATTTTTAGGTCTTGAACAGACCGTTGAGAAGCCTCCGGCATTGTTCGCCACAGATTTTCAAGAGTTAGCTCATTCTGTTATGGATGAATTTTTGAGGGCTCGCAGGGTGACGTTGGGGTCGCTTACTTCAGAAGAAATGGTGGCACTGATTGGTGAAATGGATAAAGGCGGAGTCTTCGCGCTGCGCAATGCAACCAACTACATCTGCGAGCTGTTATCTCTATCACGGGCTACCGTCTACAAATATCTAAGGCGCTCCAGAGCAGCCACGGGTTTATAA
- a CDS encoding DUF6124 family protein, with amino-acid sequence MCKASSDPTILFSVSPDASTESLITNSYETFSSVSTLLLDLSEDLSGKHRDIALAIHQLSELGVLMTARLLDHEAPCPR; translated from the coding sequence ATGTGCAAAGCATCATCTGACCCGACCATCCTGTTTTCCGTCAGCCCCGACGCCAGTACTGAAAGCCTTATTACCAATAGCTACGAGACCTTTAGCTCGGTGAGCACCCTGCTGCTCGACCTATCGGAAGATCTCAGCGGTAAACACCGTGACATTGCACTGGCGATTCACCAACTGAGCGAACTGGGCGTGCTCATGACGGCAAGGCTCCTCGACCACGAAGCACCCTGCCCTCGTTGA
- a CDS encoding LysR substrate-binding domain-containing protein encodes MRADTPLRAIACFDAVMRTGSVSLAASQLFVTPGAVGQQIRKLEGWLGTQLFVRNVRRLRPTAEALSYWEQVKPALRQLETANLAVRGSRDKQVRLSLPPAFANSWFAKRMPLFTERHPEVQLHLSASTDAVDFNDATCDLAVRHFDGYGSDVNAELLLPDEVRVYCSPAYRERLQLHSLDCLLGATLLYTTSHAHWSQWLSSVGMFPDSFSSSLKFDQSELAIDAARRDQGLVLTSPWLVEEDVQRGLLVPVFDAALRTGKGYYVVQANDVVLGEAAQLLRRWLCDVAQRAQQN; translated from the coding sequence ATGAGAGCTGATACGCCCCTTCGGGCCATAGCTTGTTTCGACGCGGTCATGCGAACGGGAAGCGTCAGTCTTGCGGCAAGCCAGTTGTTTGTGACGCCGGGAGCAGTAGGGCAACAAATTCGCAAGCTGGAAGGTTGGCTAGGAACGCAGCTGTTTGTGCGTAACGTTCGCAGGCTACGACCAACGGCTGAAGCGCTGAGCTATTGGGAGCAAGTCAAGCCGGCGCTTCGCCAGCTAGAGACCGCCAATCTCGCCGTCCGAGGGAGTAGGGACAAGCAGGTACGTTTAAGCCTGCCGCCGGCGTTCGCCAACTCCTGGTTCGCAAAGCGCATGCCTTTGTTCACGGAACGTCATCCAGAGGTGCAACTGCACTTGAGCGCATCTACCGATGCTGTGGATTTCAATGACGCTACTTGCGACCTGGCAGTGCGGCATTTCGATGGATATGGCAGTGACGTGAACGCAGAACTGCTCTTGCCGGACGAGGTAAGGGTTTATTGCAGCCCGGCTTACCGCGAACGGCTCCAGTTGCATAGCCTTGATTGTTTGCTGGGAGCAACCTTGCTCTATACGACGTCTCATGCTCACTGGTCTCAATGGCTATCATCGGTCGGGATGTTTCCCGATAGCTTCTCCAGCAGCCTCAAATTCGACCAGTCTGAGCTGGCAATCGACGCGGCCCGGCGCGATCAAGGTCTAGTGCTCACCAGCCCTTGGCTGGTTGAGGAGGACGTACAGCGAGGCCTTCTCGTACCGGTCTTTGACGCTGCCCTAAGGACAGGTAAAGGCTATTACGTGGTGCAGGCCAACGATGTGGTGTTGGGTGAGGCAGCCCAACTGTTGCGCCGATGGCTTTGCGACGTAGCGCAGCGAGCCCAACAAAATTGA
- a CDS encoding ornithine cyclodeaminase family protein, protein MNIYTQAQIMSALCPRDAAALIAEGFIAHADGLVHLPPVQSFQFPASNGDCCVKSAWTLGDEVFSVRVSAGFYDNPAKGFSSNDGLTLIFSALTGQPVALLRDGGWLTSMRTALAGQIVARALAPSQVRGIGVVGTGDQARMQLEQLMPVTACRRLTVYGRNRQGLEQYCEFADALGFDVVATQDAKDVATNSNLIITATPSREAIIANEWVNPGTHITAVGADSLGKQELDMHLVARADVIVVDSIEQCCQFGEISGAFKSGLIDKGSLVALGSVLSGHAIGRQDDTQITIADLTGLGVQDAQIAKCAMASLAH, encoded by the coding sequence ATGAATATCTACACTCAAGCGCAAATCATGAGTGCCTTGTGCCCAAGAGACGCTGCTGCGCTGATCGCCGAAGGATTCATTGCCCATGCTGACGGGCTTGTGCACCTGCCTCCGGTTCAGAGCTTTCAGTTCCCGGCCAGCAACGGTGACTGCTGCGTGAAGTCGGCTTGGACGCTAGGAGACGAGGTGTTTTCAGTCAGGGTCTCGGCAGGTTTCTACGACAATCCTGCGAAGGGTTTTTCCAGTAATGATGGGTTGACGCTGATTTTCTCGGCCTTGACGGGACAACCCGTCGCTTTGCTTCGGGATGGCGGCTGGCTGACCTCAATGCGTACAGCGCTGGCGGGGCAAATCGTGGCGAGGGCTTTGGCGCCTTCACAGGTGAGAGGCATTGGTGTGGTGGGTACCGGCGACCAGGCACGCATGCAACTGGAACAACTGATGCCCGTCACGGCATGTCGACGCTTGACGGTTTACGGGCGTAACCGGCAAGGCTTGGAACAATATTGTGAATTTGCCGACGCTTTAGGCTTTGATGTCGTTGCTACCCAAGATGCAAAGGACGTTGCGACCAACTCCAACCTAATCATCACGGCTACCCCCTCTCGCGAAGCCATCATCGCGAATGAATGGGTCAACCCTGGGACACACATCACTGCGGTAGGCGCAGACAGCCTTGGCAAGCAAGAGCTGGATATGCACCTAGTTGCACGTGCCGATGTGATTGTCGTGGACTCAATAGAGCAATGCTGCCAATTCGGTGAGATTTCAGGAGCCTTCAAATCCGGCCTGATCGACAAAGGCAGCCTTGTAGCACTCGGCAGCGTATTGAGCGGTCACGCCATCGGGCGACAGGACGACACGCAGATTACCATTGCAGACCTTACAGGCTTAGGCGTACAGGATGCTCAGATTGCGAAATGCGCCATGGCATCACTAGCGCACTAG
- a CDS encoding zinc-dependent alcohol dehydrogenase family protein, producing MPRIVRIHAYGDASVLKLEDIDVPAPAADEVQIDVKAFGLNRAEVMFRNHAYLQEAEFPSRLGYEAAGVVTAVGANVSDLQVGDAVSVIPPLDIARWGTYGEVANVPAHLTVKHPQTLSFVQAAASWMQYVTAWGALVEQAKLTQGDFVLVTAASSSVGLAAFQIARSVGATAIAVTRTRAKQQALLDAGAHHVIVSDEEDLVQRVMQLTDGQGARVVFDPIGGPGFEALTQSMAQGGILLEYGALSAEPTPFPLFTVLGKCLTLKGYLYAEIVADPEVLARAKAFILDGLASGALSPVIAKTFTLDEVQDAHRYLEANQQVGKVVVTV from the coding sequence ATGCCACGCATTGTCCGAATCCACGCCTACGGCGACGCCAGTGTCTTGAAACTCGAAGACATCGACGTCCCCGCCCCCGCCGCCGATGAAGTGCAAATCGACGTCAAAGCTTTCGGCCTCAACCGCGCCGAAGTGATGTTCCGCAACCACGCCTACCTGCAAGAAGCCGAATTCCCCAGCCGCCTTGGCTACGAAGCCGCCGGCGTAGTCACCGCCGTCGGCGCCAACGTCAGCGACCTTCAAGTGGGCGACGCCGTCAGCGTCATCCCACCGCTGGACATCGCTCGCTGGGGCACCTACGGCGAGGTCGCCAACGTGCCCGCCCACCTCACCGTCAAACACCCGCAGACCCTCAGCTTCGTCCAAGCCGCAGCCTCCTGGATGCAATACGTCACGGCCTGGGGCGCCCTGGTCGAACAAGCCAAACTCACCCAGGGCGACTTCGTATTGGTGACCGCCGCCTCCAGCAGCGTCGGCCTCGCCGCCTTCCAGATCGCCCGCAGCGTCGGCGCCACCGCCATCGCCGTCACCCGCACCCGCGCCAAACAACAAGCCCTGCTCGATGCCGGCGCCCACCACGTCATCGTCAGCGACGAAGAAGACCTGGTGCAACGCGTGATGCAACTGACCGACGGCCAAGGCGCCCGCGTCGTGTTCGACCCCATCGGCGGGCCCGGCTTTGAAGCCCTCACCCAAAGCATGGCCCAGGGCGGGATCCTGCTGGAATACGGCGCACTGAGTGCCGAGCCGACGCCGTTTCCGTTGTTTACCGTGTTGGGGAAATGTTTGACGCTCAAGGGGTATTTGTACGCCGAGATCGTCGCCGACCCGGAAGTGTTGGCGCGGGCCAAGGCGTTTATTTTGGACGGATTGGCGTCGGGCGCGTTGTCGCCAGTGATTGCGAAGACGTTTACGTTGGATGAGGTGCAGGACGCGCACCGGTATTTGGAGGCGAACCAGCAAGTGGGCAAGGTGGTGGTGACGGTGTGA
- a CDS encoding LysR family transcriptional regulator: MDRFEAMKLLVAAIDAGSLTAAGRLADIPLPTISRKISDLETLIGSRLLIRTTRRLSLTDAGVAYVAAARRILEQLEVAEREAAGEFIAPKGELVLTAPIMFGRLHVLPIVNAFLGEFSEINIRLLLSDRNAHLVDDHVDMAVRIGTLADSGMIATQVGAMRTVICASPRLLEAYGRPECPADLQNWPTVRFDAPMPFQNSKHGVAESTKRMTPRLSVTTAEAAAQAAIDGVGVVQLLHYQVAEAVSEGLLEIVLDKYEPLSAPINLIHMSPGHMPLKMRRFLDFAVPRFRQRLDQ, from the coding sequence ATGGACAGATTTGAGGCAATGAAGCTGCTCGTGGCTGCGATTGATGCTGGCAGCCTGACGGCGGCCGGCCGGCTAGCCGATATCCCTCTTCCCACCATCAGCAGGAAAATTTCTGACCTGGAGACGCTGATAGGTAGCCGTTTATTGATTCGGACCACGCGTAGGCTCTCGTTGACCGATGCAGGGGTGGCTTATGTGGCTGCTGCACGCCGAATATTGGAGCAGTTGGAGGTTGCCGAACGCGAAGCTGCCGGAGAATTCATTGCCCCCAAGGGCGAACTGGTCCTGACCGCGCCAATCATGTTCGGCCGGCTGCATGTGCTGCCGATCGTCAACGCATTTTTAGGGGAGTTTTCCGAAATCAACATTCGGCTCTTGCTTTCAGATCGCAACGCTCACCTCGTTGACGACCACGTGGACATGGCGGTGCGCATCGGAACACTCGCTGATAGCGGCATGATCGCCACTCAGGTGGGGGCCATGAGAACTGTAATTTGTGCGAGTCCTAGGCTGCTGGAAGCGTATGGAAGACCTGAATGTCCCGCAGATCTGCAGAATTGGCCAACCGTGCGATTTGACGCCCCTATGCCTTTTCAAAACTCAAAACATGGCGTGGCAGAATCAACGAAGCGGATGACCCCGCGCTTATCGGTGACGACCGCTGAAGCCGCAGCGCAGGCTGCCATTGATGGCGTTGGAGTCGTTCAGTTATTGCACTACCAAGTCGCGGAAGCGGTCAGCGAGGGACTGCTGGAGATTGTGCTGGATAAATATGAGCCTTTGTCGGCGCCTATCAACCTGATCCACATGTCACCTGGACACATGCCCCTGAAAATGAGGCGGTTTTTGGATTTTGCTGTTCCTCGGTTTCGTCAACGCCTGGATCAGTAA
- a CDS encoding PhnD/SsuA/transferrin family substrate-binding protein, whose protein sequence is MFRQLLYTGAMALALTSTSLVAQAESVKLAVTDLVGLEELQREFGPFKAELERASGLSIDFLPVTNRTAALEALRFKKVDFILAGPAEYVVMHKRANATVVAGLYRPNYYSMIVVRADSPLFSLQELKGQRLGMGPVGSTSRYLGPMQLLADAHLDPLKDVSVTSTNLRLAWEGLKGGDLNAMGMGRSDYETFIAQEPQDQRNAFRVLARSGDLPSDLLMAGEHVPAETVASLRKAIVDNSAALINSISQGPEQVKRYQGMRFLASIADKDYNVVRSMFSTAGYPEFSDFIGE, encoded by the coding sequence ATGTTTCGACAGCTTCTGTACACCGGCGCAATGGCGCTTGCGCTTACGAGCACTTCCCTGGTCGCCCAGGCAGAGTCCGTCAAGCTCGCCGTCACCGACCTTGTCGGGCTTGAAGAACTGCAGCGCGAATTTGGTCCGTTTAAAGCCGAGTTGGAGCGTGCGAGTGGACTGAGTATTGATTTTTTGCCTGTTACCAATCGCACTGCCGCCCTAGAAGCTCTTCGCTTTAAAAAAGTAGATTTTATTCTGGCGGGTCCGGCGGAGTATGTGGTGATGCACAAGCGTGCGAATGCCACAGTGGTAGCGGGCTTATATCGACCTAATTACTACTCAATGATCGTAGTTAGAGCCGATAGCCCGCTGTTTTCTCTGCAAGAACTCAAGGGGCAGCGCCTTGGCATGGGGCCGGTCGGTTCGACCTCGCGCTACCTCGGCCCCATGCAATTACTCGCCGATGCCCACCTCGATCCGCTCAAAGACGTCAGTGTTACTAGCACCAATCTGCGCTTAGCGTGGGAGGGGCTTAAAGGTGGCGACCTGAACGCCATGGGTATGGGGCGCTCGGACTACGAGACCTTTATTGCGCAGGAGCCGCAAGACCAACGAAATGCCTTCCGAGTACTGGCACGCAGCGGTGATTTGCCGAGCGATCTGCTGATGGCTGGTGAGCACGTCCCCGCTGAAACGGTTGCGAGTCTACGCAAGGCGATCGTGGATAACTCCGCAGCGTTGATCAACAGCATCAGCCAAGGTCCCGAGCAAGTTAAACGTTATCAGGGCATGCGTTTTCTCGCCTCTATCGCCGACAAGGACTACAACGTGGTGCGCTCAATGTTTAGCACTGCGGGGTATCCGGAGTTTTCTGACTTCATAGGTGAGTGA
- a CDS encoding phosphonate ABC transporter ATP-binding protein codes for MNALAHPDITNTALRVNGLSKQFEGASTPVWSNVSFEVPQGQRVAIVGGNGAGKSTLLRCCMRLIEPDSGSVEFAGHTVTGLGLRPLAKARSQVGFVFQKHNLVSRLSVLTNVLHGAMAYSRTPRLWFHSIATREHRDYAMHCLEQVHLGHLGGRYAGELSGGQSQRVAIARVLMQKPKMIFADEPVASLDPQAGEDVMQVFSELVRSQNLTLVFITHHLDHALHYADRVLGLRDSKLHLDAVSQQLSVQQLRGMYE; via the coding sequence ATGAATGCCTTGGCACATCCGGACATTACGAACACCGCATTGCGGGTAAACGGTCTTAGCAAACAGTTTGAAGGCGCTTCAACACCCGTGTGGTCCAACGTTTCCTTCGAAGTCCCCCAGGGCCAGCGGGTGGCCATTGTGGGCGGGAACGGCGCTGGCAAAAGCACCCTGTTACGTTGCTGCATGCGGCTTATCGAGCCTGACAGCGGCAGCGTCGAATTCGCTGGGCACACCGTCACTGGCTTGGGCCTGAGGCCGCTGGCCAAAGCGCGCTCGCAGGTGGGTTTTGTGTTTCAAAAACACAATCTGGTCAGCCGCCTTTCGGTGCTGACAAATGTGTTGCACGGCGCAATGGCCTACTCGCGAACACCGCGTTTGTGGTTCCACTCCATCGCCACTCGCGAACACCGCGACTACGCCATGCATTGCCTGGAGCAAGTTCATCTCGGGCACTTGGGTGGCCGCTACGCCGGTGAACTGTCGGGCGGGCAGTCACAACGAGTGGCCATTGCTCGCGTCTTGATGCAAAAGCCGAAAATGATCTTTGCCGACGAGCCTGTCGCCAGCCTCGATCCACAAGCGGGAGAGGATGTCATGCAGGTGTTCTCGGAGTTAGTGCGCAGCCAGAACCTGACCTTGGTATTCATCACCCATCATTTGGATCACGCCTTGCACTACGCCGACCGCGTACTAGGGCTGCGCGATAGCAAGCTGCATCTGGATGCGGTGAGCCAGCAGTTAAGCGTTCAGCAATTGCGAGGCATGTATGAGTGA
- a CDS encoding FCD domain-containing protein, which translates to MSSLEAIAMLRTQSLTTLAHERLEQLIATGELAPGDPLREAAIANDLGISRGPVREAFRMLEERGLVIFEKNCGVRVRQLDLSQAAQIYQVRISLESLIGELVTQNLTPDASTYLSRVLDSMANAVQREDISAYISLNFEFHDLLARFTTNEALYDTYRRLVVQLKLFRSYSLRHTPQSIHISLGEHQAIFKAIVDSDAVLAGARLRQHSIDSLERLHASVAR; encoded by the coding sequence ATGAGTTCTCTCGAAGCCATAGCCATGCTGCGTACACAGTCGCTCACGACGTTGGCGCATGAGCGCCTTGAGCAGCTTATCGCCACCGGCGAACTAGCTCCTGGCGATCCGTTACGCGAAGCGGCAATTGCCAATGACTTGGGGATTTCCAGAGGGCCGGTGCGCGAGGCATTTCGCATGCTGGAAGAGCGAGGTTTGGTGATTTTCGAGAAGAATTGCGGGGTTCGTGTGCGCCAGCTTGACTTGAGCCAGGCCGCCCAGATCTATCAGGTACGAATTTCGCTCGAAAGTCTGATTGGCGAATTGGTCACTCAAAATCTTACGCCGGATGCTTCTACTTATCTCAGCAGAGTGCTCGATAGCATGGCTAACGCTGTCCAGCGAGAGGATATATCGGCCTACATTAGCCTGAACTTCGAGTTCCACGATCTGCTCGCCCGGTTCACGACCAATGAAGCGCTATACGACACTTATCGTCGTTTGGTAGTGCAACTCAAACTGTTCAGAAGCTATTCGTTGCGACACACACCGCAGTCCATCCATATCTCGTTGGGCGAGCACCAGGCAATCTTCAAGGCGATAGTGGATTCAGACGCAGTGTTGGCCGGGGCGCGTCTGCGCCAGCACTCGATTGACAGCCTGGAACGGCTGCACGCTTCTGTAGCGCGTTGA